A window of Fusarium fujikuroi IMI 58289 draft genome, chromosome FFUJ_chr10 genomic DNA:
GATGGTACCCTGCCCAGTGGAGACTGCACTACACCGCCTTTCATAGTGAAGCCCGGTTCCCTCTATGTTGATCGTCCGGTCGCACAAGCTATTGACTACCGCGCGGCGGAGCTCTTACTCCACTTCAAGACAGTCATAGCGAAACCGTGGGTAAGACCATAAGTTAGCCCCCCCAAGCTTctcttttaatctttaatcGTGGCTATGTAGTTCGAAGTCACAGATCCTGGGTTCACCAACGAAGCTCTTCGACGAGCCCCGAGATGtcctctccttctctacTCATTACTCGCTGTCTCCAGTAGCCACAAGAGTCGATTCTTGGATGACCCTGACATCGCTCAGGACTATGCGAGATATGGAGAAGAATATCACGAGAAATGCATCAGTTTGTTGCTGCCCATGCTCAATGACAGTGAAAGTATTACAGACGGTGCATTTTTAGCATGCTCTACCATCCTCCGATGGTATGAGGAGCTCAGTGGTAAGTAACTGGTACTATAAATGACCATGgcttaccttttaaagcaCCTATCCACGGGAGAGATGACGCAAGACATTTGTTGGGAGGCTACGCATCAGTCACCGAGTCTTTCGAACAAGATCTGACTTGGGAGGGATTCCGAGGGGCAGCATTATGGATTCACCTGCGCCAGGATATTTTCAATGCTGTCATTAATCAGAGGGTACCCAGAACTAATGTCAAAGAATTGGAAATCGATCGCAGTTCCTCGCCCGCAGACGAGACAATTTGGGCCAAGCGGGTACTCtgtcttgaggctgaggtcgTTGAATACTGTTTGGGAGGCGAAGGATCGTCAATTCAGCAGTATAAAGCCCTCGAAGCTCGCTTGGAGGATTGGGACAGTCAGAAACCACAAACTTTCACGCCAGTCCTTTACCAAGAGCGCGATCCATCTCAAGGAGTATCATTTCCCGTTGTGTCTGTACTTTTGGATAGTTGTGGTCAGTAATCTTCGCCGGTGTGCACCAGCAGCCTCTCTGTCTCTAACCACGTATAGTATTTGGCTTGAGCCACTACTATTTCGCCATGCTCATGATGCTTGTTCACGATCCCCGCATGCCGAAAGTTGGTACTCAGTATCTAGAATGCCAGAAGGAAATCAGAGTCAGTTTGCTGGCTTCGCAGCTATAGTTCTATGACTAACTGCCTTTAGATAAGAATACTGCATTTCCTGAGATTACTGTGTGGTCTCGCCTCTTCAAGTCCGGTACCGCCTGCTAGAGGAATGACATGCCTGGCCCTTTCGCTGTGTAAGCAAATGCAGACTGAGATCTGGATCGGGGACTAATTCTGTTTGTAACAGTCGGGTCATGGATCACTGATCACGCGGAACGAGATGCGGCGATAAATGTCTTGAGGAAGGTAGACCGAGAAGATGCCTGGCCAACATCGAGTTTGCAGCGAGACTTGCAGGCTCAGTGGGAAAACAGAGACTAAGATGAGACATTTAAAGAGAGTCCAGCTGTTTAATGAAGAGCCTGCACACATACCTACCATTCATGCAAGGATACCAAGGCGTCTGGAAACTTCGTATTTACCCAGCCTACCCAGCCTACCCAGCCAAACCCCACATCTGACTCTACGTCATCGACCTTACGTGGTTTCATCCTAACAATACTAATTGTCCTACAACATACATCGACAACGGAAATACGGTAAAATGCCGTCTCTCAACAGTTGGTGGTGGCGTTTCCTCGAAAACTATGTCTATGCAGTGCCAGAACCTCTACCGCGAAAACGAACGAAGCCTATGGAGGTGCTCTGTGTAGGCCTACCCAGGTCTGCGACTGAGTCTCTTCAGACCGCGCTTTTGAAGCTTGGATACGATCACACCTACCACGGCTGGGATATCGTGTACGAGACACCCAATTACTCATCGAAATGGGTTCGCTTATGCAGAAAGAAGTCAGTCAAAACCCCTCATCACTGTGCAAAGTTACTCACATAGCGGAGATGGTTCGGCTCGCTGGATGGCAACACTACCATTACAAGAGACGAGTTTGACGAGATCCTCGGACACTCTGTAGCTGTCACAGATGCCGCTGCTTCAGTGTTTGCAGCCGAACTCATCGCCGCATACCCCGATGCGAAGGTCGTCCTCAATTACCGCAAAGATTTGGATGCGTGGCACGAGAGTGCTGTGAAGACTCTAGTGAGTGTCAATGAGAACTGGGCTCTATATTTATTGTCTTGTCTCGGGAAATTGCCGTTCTGGGGCTGGCATGTTTATGAGCGGTTTATGTGGCCAGGCCTCTTTCGGGCCTTGGACGGCAATATTGAGACAGGAATTGCGAGGAATGGCAAATGGGTTTACAAGGGTATGTAACTCACACGCGTTCGAAGACCCTCAGTGATCGTCAAGCATCACAATACTAACGAAAAAATAGAACATTGCAATATGATCCGCGGTCTCGTTCCGAAAGAAAAGCTCCTCGAATGGAATGTCGAAGACGGATGGGAACCCTTGTGCAAGTTCTTGGATAAAACAGTTCCTGATGAACCATTTCCTCACGTCAACAAAGCTTCCGGCTGGGAAAATCACGAGGCAGAAGTCACTAAACGATATCTGACGAGTGCCTTGTCAGGCGTCGCTGTCGTATCTGCAGTTGGAATTGCAACCAGCGCCATCGCATATAAGACCATGTGGTGAAAGTCTGACACCCATGAGAAAGCGAGCCTTTATGATTCGATGTCACAGTTTATATGAAGATATCTGGAAAGTTATGTGATGTATCAATTTATCCATCTCACTAGATTCGCCGAGTGAAGAAAAACGTGGAAGGCCGTTCAACAATCCGTCCCGTATGGTGGTAAAATAGCCGAAACCCCTCGAGTTGTCAAAAATTGTGACATAAACTTCATCGCTACTAAAACCTTATAAGCCATTGACAACACCCGTttcaatatcttcaagaaTGTCCCCACAACAACAAACTGAACCCTCAACCAGACTATACATAAAGAGACAGCTCACTCCGAAAGCCGGAGATGCTAAGCCTGTAGCCATTCAGCCGCTCCTCATGCCTCCTAGCTCCATCTCAAAAAAGCCCATGATCTGGTCAGGAGTGCAATTTGCAACCCACGCAAGGCCTTGGCGGTTGAGAACTCTGATAGATGCCGGGATTCTGCGGACCAGAAACATTCAGAAAGCCCACTGCACCTTTGTCCAGGCGGAAAATGGAATGGTCAACCAGGGTATATGTTCCTGGGACAGTCATCTTCAAGTCGACGATCGTTGACCCACCGCAAGGAACAGAAACGGTCTGAATGCCCTTTGATGGGTTGCTGGTAACGCCACCATCTCGGTACACATTCTTGAAATGCGTACCGATGATGTGGAATGAACTGGTAAGGTTTGGTCCAGCATTTCCGAAGAAGATCCGCACATCGTCACTGACATGAGCCTTGAGAGGATGATCTCTTGTCAAGGCAGACTCGCTACCGTTGAAGGCAACGACTTGAGGTTCTTCACGAAGACCGTTGGGGTATGAGAACTCGACTATTTCGGATCGTCggccgtcatcatcaacctctggTGGTTCATGGTAGAACTCGCTCTGCATAACATAATACTCTTTATCCACGGGTGGTAGATCATTGCCTTCTGGCTGCACGTACATGAGACCGTACATGCCGTTGGCAATGTGAACAGGAACAGGCGCGGCAGCACAATGGTAGACGTAGAGGCCGGGGTAAAGAAGCTTGAAGCGACCGACCTTGGTTTCGCCCTCTTCAGCGGTAGTAACAGCGGCACCACCACCAGGGCCAGTAAATGCGTGGCAGTCGATATTGTGAGGATTACCTGCAGGGTCTTTGTTTGTGAGGCTCAGCTCCACGACATCTCCGACTTTGGCACGAATAAAAGGGCCAGGGACAGTGCCGTTGAAAGTCCACTGTTCGTACTTATACTGGCTGGTCAACTGTGCTAACTTAGTTGTAGTCACCAGTGGAACTCTGACAAGAGCTGGATGGTCTCTTGCGATAGATGGAGGTACATTTGGCGCAGTCGTGAGGATAGCGTCTTCTTTAGGGAGCTTTGAGATCAGTAATGTTTCGTCGTCAACTGTCTCAAAGATCTTGTGCTTATGATCTCCTCCGATAGCAGGCACCATGGCTATGGATGCCTGGGATGGTCAGCTATACCCGAGCCTGAGTCAGTGATGCAACTTACCTCATCATCGACGCAGCATGAAAGAGGCTTCTCCTGATAGGCAGTGGTTTGTTCGTCTTCACAACATCCAACAGGTTTCTCTTGGATCACCTCTGGC
This region includes:
- a CDS encoding related to ARCA protein codes for the protein MGRRSQYTAWYTASSLQAFLGLPCSNCTKSQRECKAGSFFLFRPGIKSKTSKTSKTRDKSRRNRNATLTLAETNSDTVKTSLPSDTDSHPVSTSSGVSRALALIQEQTSLPNSIDNDQTYQNPINNPLSINEFLCSETDGTLPSGDCTTPPFIVKPGSLYVDRPVAQAIDYRAAELLLHFKTVIAKPWFEVTDPGFTNEALRRAPRCPLLLYSLLAVSSSHKSRFLDDPDIAQDYARYGEEYHEKCISLLLPMLNDSESITDGAFLACSTILRWYEELSAPIHGRDDARHLLGGYASVTESFEQDLTWEGFRGAALWIHLRQDIFNAVINQRVPRTNVKELEIDRSSSPADETIWAKRVLCLEAEVVEYCLGGEGSSIQQYKALEARLEDWDSQKPQTFTPVLYQERDPSQGVSFPVVSVLLDSCVFGLSHYYFAMLMMLVHDPRMPKVGTQYLECQKEIRIRILHFLRLLCGLASSSPVPPARGMTCLALSLFGSWITDHAERDAAINVLRKVDREDAWPTSSLQRDLQAQWENRD
- a CDS encoding related to multicopper oxidase, whose protein sequence is MSRILTTCWTLAPVTSQILPIASRAAASTAFVRNLSLPTKRGPVIGARSFSPNTRTNSRVSHTRLAPALAVSTGLAFSYYLYQRGPQPVKLGLVPEKPKCAHCVDEKPEVIQEKPVGCCEDEQTTAYQEKPLSCCVDDEASIAMVPAIGGDHKHKIFETVDDETLLISKLPKEDAILTTAPNVPPSIARDHPALVRVPLVTTTKLAQLTSQYKYEQWTFNGTVPGPFIRAKVGDVVELSLTNKDPAGNPHNIDCHAFTGPGGGAAVTTAEEGETKVGRFKLLYPGLYVYHCAAAPVPVHIANGMYGLMYVQPEGNDLPPVDKEYYVMQSEFYHEPPEVDDDGRRSEIVEFSYPNGLREEPQVVAFNGSESALTRDHPLKAHVSDDVRIFFGNAGPNLTSSFHIIGTHFKNVYRDGGVTSNPSKGIQTVSVPCGGSTIVDLKMTVPGTYTLVDHSIFRLDKGAVGFLNVSGPQNPGIYQSSQPPRPCVGCKLHS